From a single Miscanthus floridulus cultivar M001 chromosome 8, ASM1932011v1, whole genome shotgun sequence genomic region:
- the LOC136477918 gene encoding protein PHOTOPERIOD-INDEPENDENT EARLY FLOWERING 1-like isoform X3, producing the protein MASKGPRSKLDHETRARRQKALEAPREPRRPKVHWDHVLAEMVWLAKEFDSERKWKLSMAKKIAQRANKSIVDQATKGERKQKEEEHRMRKVALNMSKDVKKFWIKIEKLVFYKHQLEVEERKKKALDKQLDFLLGQTERYSTMLAENLVDMPYSQNLENGTSQINQPSHQEEVAEENINAAIPDDLDNMEVDDDYESSLDEEPEDDEQTIDVDEAQITEAERNEELAALEAEADLPLDVILKMYTKTKVSRESSPDSNDMLSNLGSKNLIVDSSNQANGCDHEPAHSSSDDGNSSEEVDDGQSYAEFVKKSHGKSNGNISSINDQEDEDYIAAEEVKDDETTLSEEEELAKKEDPDHLEEIKLLQKESEIPLEELLAMYRKDGCADHETAELENSPHFIEEVNTDMSLDDQSVNILEAKSDIFVDHLSRDVLETEHKALQSEIDVVETEQEALQSEIASEPCAQQNFVEENNLTDVKAVHGDKSDDVIADAAAAARSAQPTGNTFLTTKVRTKFPFLLKHSLREYQHIGLDWLVAMYEKRLNGILADEMGLGKTIMTISLLAHLACEKGIWGPHLIVVPTSVMLNWETEFLKWCPAFKILTYFGSAKERKQKRQGWMKPNYFHVCITTYRLVIQDSKVFKRKKWKYLILDEAHLIKNWKSQRWQTLLNFNSKRRILLTGTPLQNDLMELWSLMHFLMPHVFQSHQEFKDWFCNPISGMVEGQDKVNKEVIDRLHNVLRPFILRRLKRDVEKQLPRKHEHVIYCRLSRRQRNLYEDFIATSETQATLASGNYFGMISIIMQLRKVCNHPDLFEGRPIISSFDMAGINMQLSYSVCMLLDKSPFSQVDLSDMNFVFTQNEFSMSSWEADEVISAFPSSITSRNCDLDIFCSNKDHQGSNLTNIFEDIQKALQEERIKESRERAASIAWWNRVRCQKRPVYGTNTRHVLTVNHPVSNILDKRNNPLCHMDYSSSLADLVLPSVERFQKMLDVVESFTFAIPAARAPPPVCWCSKGKPPVFIDPEYREKCMNKFSPTLSPIRSAIVRRQVYFPDRRLIQFDCGKLQELAILLRRLKLEGHRALIFTQMTKMLDVLEEFINLYGYTYLRLDGSTPPEERQTLMQRFNTNPKFFLFILSTRSGGVGINLVGADTVIFYDSDWNPAMDLQAQDRCHRIGQTREVHIYRLISESTIEENILKKANQKRALDDLVIQRGSYNTEFFKKLDPMEFFSGHTSLHAEDQEKNCSTTAGASNDVDLALSNADVEAAIRQAEDEVDYMALKKLEEEEAVDNQEFSEEVAGRPEEDELVNEEDGKPDEHINEEHKYNSSDVEKEKHITLSTKRLNDEKALTLAVGDEDTDILADVKQMAAAAAAAGQASSSFENQLRPIDRYAMRFMELWDPVIDKAAVNHQVNVEEEEWELDRIEKLKEDLEAEIDEDQEPLSYESWDVDFATTAYRQHVEALTQKQLLEEQERQAQEAAKELEEKNDNMSSHRRKSKKNKKKTGKFKSLKRVRLSSESEVVLEETSVDTMSIDDNAPSPELISDESPHHYSNKRKKIMSATEEDSNSRSLKKFKKTTKSSFISEALSPRLKEDLNDSDPKSMARTKSDGRISIPCMPVKRVIVIKPERLKRKGIWSRDCASDSWTSEEDAVLCGTVHEYGPLWELASDFLHSLPGGSYRGRYHHPVHCCERYRELFCKHAISATDNSNSEKVPSGTGKAILRVSEDQAQMLVNVTSELPNNELLLQKHFMAVISSVWRSKCRRDPCCFMNTYSTALHMFSPVKKPGGSSENWPMVNFRPSFNLVRKALADAQAKSTLMVIPPPSRNQEYRRNYLELELDFLKHQHAYEEDFPSVINVSILEPEPSKQAPEPVEQSLLSGLSCRQAENRLRIASEACYDGDSSHWASSAFHVNDATRHKSGSKSIGKHKAASESGRPTKSKVQKITESHQEGPTVMSNFLRMPAQLLPSTADFHISDSLSEFGISDSEFHYSEDLLQEVDDLEFFPDQGDSGLLPGIEELEPLSDFTDIG; encoded by the exons ATGGCATCAAAAGGTCCCCGGTCAAAGCTAGACCATGAGACAAGAGCTAGGCGTCAAAAG GCTCTTGAAGCTCCAAGGGAGCCTCGACGGCCAAAAGTTCACTGGGACCATGTCCTTGCTGAGATGGTGTGGCTGGCAAAG GAGTTTGATTCTGAGAGAAAATGGAAGTTGTCCATGGCCAAAAAGATTGCTCAAAGAGCAAATAAGAGCATAGTTGACCAAGCAACAAAGGGCGAGAGAAAACAGAAG GAGGAAGAACACAGAATGCGAAAAGTTGCCCTTAATATGTCAAAGGATGTGAAGAAGTTCTGGATTAAAATAGAAAAGCTG GTATTTTATAAGCATCAACTGGAGGTTGaggagagaaagaagaaggcacttgatAAGCAACTTGATTTCCTTTTAGGTCAGACTGAAAG GTATTCGACAATGTTGGCGGAAAACCTTGTGGACATGCCCTATTCCCAAAACCTAGAAAACGGGACTTCGCAGATAAACCAACCATCCCATCAAGAAGAAGTAGCAGAAGAGAACATAAATGCAGCCATTCctgatgatcttg ATAATATGGAAGTCGATGATGATTATGAGAGCTCCTTGGATGAAGAGCCA GAAGATGATGAGCAGACAATCGATGTGGATGAAGCTCAGATCACCGAAGCTGAGCGGAATGAAGAACTAGCTGCTTTAGAGGCAGAAGCTGACCTACCACTGGATGTTATTCTCAAGATGTATACCAAAACCAAAG TTAGCAGGGAAAGCAGTCCAGACAGCAACGACATGTTAAGTAACTTAGGTTCGAAGAATTTGATTGTAG ATTCTTCGAACCAGGCTAATGGCTGTGATCATGAACCTGCTCACTCTTCAAGTGACGATGGCAATTCTTCTGAGGAagtggatgatggtcaatcttatGCTGAGTTTGTGAAGAAAAGTCAT GGTAAAAGTAACGGAAATATTTCTTCTATCAATGATCAG GAGGACGAAGATTACATTGCTGCTGAAGAAGTAAAG GATGACGAAACAACTTTGTCTGAAGAGGAAGAATTGGCAAAGAAAGAAGATCCTGATCATCTGGAAGAG ATTAAGTTACTGCAGAAGGAGAGTGAGATACCACTAGAAGAACTTCTCGCGATGTACCGAAAG GATGGCTGTGCAGATCATGAAACAGCGGAGTTGGAGAATTCACCCCATTTTATTGAAGAGGTCAATACTGACATGTCTTTGGATGATCAATCTGTGAACATTTTGGAAGCGAAAAGTGATATATTTGTGGATCACCTATCCAGGGATGTGCTGGAAACTGAGCACAAGGCTCTACAATCAGAAATCGACGTGGTGGAAACTGAGCAGGAGGCTCTACAATCAGAAATCgcatcagagccttgtgctcaacAAAATTTTGTGGAAGAGAATAATCTCACTGATGTTAAGGCAGTCCATGGAGATAAGAGTGATGATGTAATTGCTGATGCTGCAGCTGCTGCAAGATCAGCACAACCAACTGGCAACACCTTCTTGACTACAAAAGTGCGCACGAAATTCCCATTCCTTCTTAAGCATTCTCTTCGTGAATACCAGCATATAGGGCTGGATTGGTTGGTTGCTATGTATGAGAAGAGGCTTAATGGAATTCTAGCAGACGAAATGGGTTTAGGCAAGACAATCATGACTATCTCCTTGCTTGCACACCTTGCGTGTGAGAAGGGGATATGGGGTCCTCATCTTATTGTCGTGCCGACTAGTGTTATGCTAAATTGGGAGACTGAATTTCTTAAGTGGTGTCCTGCTTTTAAAATACTGACTTATTTTGGAAGTGCAAAGGAGAGAAAGCAGAAACGTCAGGGCTGGATGAAACCAAATTACTTCCATGTTTGCATCACAACATATAGGCTTGTCATTCAGGACTCTAAAGTGTTTAAGCGAAAAAAGTGGAAGTATCTTATTCTTGATGAGGCTCATCTGATAAAGAACTGGAAATCACAGCGTTGGCAGACTTTGCTCAACTTTAATTCAAAGAGACGTATTCTTCTGACTGGAACTCCACTGCAAAATGACCTTATGGAACTTTGGTCCCTCATGCATTTTCTGATGCCTCATGTATTTCAGTCTCATCAGGAGTTCAAGGATTGGTTCTGCAATCCAATTTCTGGGATGGTGGAAGGCCAAGATAAAGTAAACAAAGAAGTTATAGATCGATTGCACAATGTCCTTCGTCCATTTATACTGCGTCGACTGAAAAGGGATGTTGAGAAACAGTTACCAAGGAAGCATGAGCATGTCATATATTGCCGACTTTCTAGAAGGCAAAGGAACTTGTATGAAGATTTTATCGCTACCTCAGAGACACAAGCAACACTGGCAAGTGGGAATTATTTTGGCATGATAAGCATCATTATGCAACTTAGAAAGGTCTGTAACCATCCAGATCTTTTTGAAGGTCGCCCAATAATAAGCTCATTTGATATGGCTGGGATTAACATGCAGCTCAGCTATTCAGTCTGCATGCTCCTTGATAAGAGTCCATTTTCTCAGGTGGACCTGTCTGATATGAATTTTGTGTTTACTCAAAATGAATTTAGCATGAGTTCCTGGGAAGCTGACGAGGTCATCTCTGCCTTTCCTTCAAGTATCACCTCCAGGAATTGTGACTTGGATATTTTTTGCTCTAATAAGGATCATCAGGGAAGTAATTTGACAAACATTTTTGAAGATATTCAGAAAGCCCTACAGGAGGAGAGAATAAAGGAATCCAGAGAAAGGGCAGCTTCCATTGCATGGTGGAATAGAGTTAGATGCCAAAAGAGGCCTGTCTATGGCACAAACACGAGACATGTTTTGACTGTAAATCATCCTGTATCAAATATTCTTGATAAGAGGAACAACCCTTTGTGCCACATGGACTATTCATCAAGCCTTGCAGATCTTGTTCTTCCATCTGTGGAACGCTTTCAGAAAATGCTTGATGTTGTTGAATCATTTACATTCGCAATTCCTGCTGCTCGAGCTCCTCCACCTGTTTGCTGGTGCAGCAAAGGAAAGCCTCCTGTTTTTATTGATCCGGAATATAGAGAAAAATGCATGAACAAGTTTTCTCCCACTCTGTCTCCTATAAGGTCTGCTATTGTTCGTCGTCAAGTCTACTTTCCTGATAGGCGTTTGATCCAGTTTGATTGTGGGAAGTTGCAGGAACTTGCAATTCTGTTAAGGCGTTTGAAGTTAGAAGGGCACAGGGCCTTGATATTTACTCAGATGACTAAGATGCTTGACGTCTTGGAAGAGTTCATAAATTTATATGGGTATACATATTTACGTTTAGATGGTTCTACTCCCCCAGAAGAGAGGCAGACTCTGATGCAGAGGTTCAACACAAACCCAAAGTTTTTCCTTTTCATTTTGTCCACTCGTAGTGGTGGTGTGGGAATCAACCTTGTAGGTGCAGACACTGTCATCTTCTATGACAGTGACTGGAACCCTGCAATGGACCTACAAGCACAGGACAGATGCCACAGGATTGGTCAGACTCGTGAAGTTCACATATATAGACTCATTAGTGAAAGCACTATAGAGGAGAACATTCTCAAGAAAGCAAATCAGAAACGAGCTCTTGATGATTTAGTGATACAACGTGGTAGCTACAATACGGAATTCTTCAAGAAACTTGATCCTATGGAGTTCTTTTCCGGGCACACGTCTCTCCATGCGGAAGATCAGGAGAAGAATTGCTCTACAACCGCGGGAGCTTCAAATGATGTGGATCTGGCTCTGTCAAATGCAGATGTTGAAGCAGCTATTAGACAGGCAGAAGATGAAGTTGACTATATGGCTCTCAAGAAGCTGGAGGAGGAAGAAGCCGTGGACAATCAAGAATTCAGTGaggaggttgctggcagaccagagGAGGATGAATTGGTTAATGAGGAGGATGGAAAACCTGATGAGCACATTAATGAAGAACACAAATACAACTCTTCTGATGTAGAGAAGGAGAAGCACATAACTTTGTCTACCAAgcgattgaatgatgaaaaggcTCTTACATTGGCTGTTGGTGATGAAGATACTGACATACTTGCTGATGTGAAACAGATGGCAgctgcagcagctgcagcagggcAAGCAAGTTCATCTTTTGAGAAccagctccggccaattgatagATATGCAATGCGCTTTATGGAACTCTGGGATCCAGTAATTGACAAAGCTGCTGTGAATCATCAAGTAAATGTTGAGGAGGAAGAATGGGAGCTTGATCGTattgaaaaactcaaagaggatTTGGAAGcagaaattgatgaagaccaagaACCACTGTCTTATGAAT CATGGGATGTTGATTTTGCTACAACAGCCTATCGGCAACATGTTGAGGCTTTAACTCAAAAGCAG TTGTTGGAAGAACAGGAAAGACAGGCTCAGGAAGCAGCAAAAGAGTTGGAGGAGAAGAATGATAATATGAG CAGTCACCGCAGAAAGTcaaaaaagaacaaaaagaagACAGGCAAATTCAAGTCCCTGAAAAGAGTGCGTTTGTCGTCTGAATCAGAAGTCGTACTGGAGGAAACCTCTGTAGATACAATGAGCATTGATGACAATGCACCCTCACCTGAGCTTATAAGTGATGAATCGCCACACCATTATTCTAACAAGCGTAAGAAGATTATGTCTGCTACTGAGGAAGATAGTAACAGCAGAAGTTTAAAGAAGTTTAAGAAAACTACTAAGTCAAGTTTTATTTCtgaagccttgtcacctaggctGAAGGAGGACCTTAATGATTCAGATCCAAAATCAATGGCTAGAACTAAAAGTGATGGCAGAATTTCCATCCCTTGCATGCCAGTAAAACGTGTTATTGTAATAAAGCCTGAGAGATTGAAAAGGAAGGGAATATGGTCTCGAGATTGTGCTTCAGACTCATGGACATCTGAGGAAGATGCAGTTCTTTGTGGAACTGTGCATGAGTATGGTCCTCTTTGGGAATTGGCAAGTGATTTTCTTCATTCCTTGCCAGGTGGGTCCTATAGGGGAAGATATCATCATCCTGTGCATTGCTGTGAGAGATACAGAGAACTGTTCTGCAAACATGCAATATCAGCAACAGATAATTCTAACAGTGAAAAGGTTCCTTCTGGGACTGGAAAGGCTATACTTAGAGTATCCGAG GATCAAGCTCAGATGTTGGTGAATGTGACCAGTGAACTTCCTAACAATGAATTGCTTCTCCAGAAACACTTCATGGCTGTAATTTCGTCTGTCTGGAGATCAAAATGTCGCCGTGATCCCTGCTGTTTTATGAATACTTACTCTActgcattacatatgttttctCCTGTGAAGAAGCCTGGTGGATCAAGTGAGAACTGGCCCATGGTAAACTTTAGACCAAGCTTCAATCTAGTTAGGAAAGCCCTTGCAGATGCTCAGGCTAAGTCTACACTAATGGTGATTCCACCACCGTCAAGAAATCAGGAATACCGGCGGAATTATTTAGAATTAGAGTTAGATTTCTTGAAACATCAACATGCTTATGAGGAAGACTTCCCATCTGTAATAAATGTGTCCATACTGGAACCAGAACCATCCAAACAGGCTCCAGAGCCAGTGGAACAATCGTTATTGTCTGGACTTTCTTGCAGACAAGCTGAGAACCGACTCAG GATAGCATCAGAAGCTTGTTATGATGGTGATAGTTCTCATTGGGCATCATCAGCTTTCCACGTGAATGATGCCACCCGCCATAAATCTGGTTCAAAGTCCATAGGAAAGCACAAAGCAGCATCGGAATCTGGTAGACCTACCAAATCCAAAGTCCAGAAGATTACTGAATCGCATCAGGAAGGGCCAACTGTCATGAGTAATTTTCTCCGTATGCCTGCTCAACTATTGCCAAGTACAGCTGACTTCCACATTAGTGACTCCCTATCTGAATTTGGTATCAGCGATTCTGAATTCCACTACTCCGAGGATCTCTTGCAAGAGGTCGACGATCTTGAGTTCTTCCCAGATCAGGGTGACTCTGGTCTCCTTCCTGGTATTGAAGAGTTAGAACCTCTTTCAGATTTCACAGATATCGGATGA